The stretch of DNA ACCTGGTTCGGGTTGGCCGCAAACTTCACCGTGATCGGCTCGGTGGCGCCGGGCGGTTTCTGGCCGTTCAGGCTCTTCACGGCTTCTTCAGCCTCGGCTCGCTTATCAAACCGGATAAAAGCCACGCCGCgggacacacctgggaacaacaGAGCAAATTGTTACAGCATCAGAAGCACACTTCAGCATGAGAAGGCCCGCGCTCTGGTGGCTTAGGCTTGtagaaaagaataaatgttttccaattttTGAGAAGCAAGGAAGTCATTCACCTGTCGTACCTGAAGCCTGGTCAACAAGTACTCTGGAATTTATGATACGCCCGAAGCGGGAAAACATTTCTTCCACATCCTTCTGAGACATGGCCTTGGGCAGACCGCTGATATACAAGTTTGCATCCTTTATTGTGTCAGAGCTGGGCCGTGCATATGAAACCTGGCAGAAGGAATAAATACTAAATCAGCCTAAATTTTGGGAGGATATCAacgaaattttaaaaaattaaccaaaagaGGCAACAATTGACCAGAAAtctaaagtgttttaaaatagcAACTTCACTAGAGatacgttaaaaaaaaacatcttacatccgaaaaaataaattaaagtaacttgataaaaataagttttttctGCCTCTGATTTCCCATATTTTCGCTCAGACCAAAAATTACAGCACCATATCAAAGAAATCCAACTTTTAcataactacaaaaaaaataaatatattaaaaagtttaaaaaaaatatacataaaaggCCAGTCAAAATCAGACATGTCAGAAAGGGAAGCGAGTGAGTTGTGACGTCACAATCCCTTCGTCAGGCTGACATGTACTAGCTAGTTAGCGGACAGCACAGGAACCACAGgagagtgaaaagaaaataacatccTTGCTTTGAGAATTGTAGAACACCTTATTGCACGTTACCTTGATAGTTTTGGACTGTAGCCTTAGTCCATTCAGAGTACTGATAGCTCTTTCTGCATCACTAGGGTTAAGATAGTTAACAAATCCGTACCCTAAACTGTGgcctagagaaaaaaaaaggaaaacaataaaataaaacaaaaaaacgttgtATAGGTCAAAATAATCtgcaaacaaatattaaaaaccaaaacaaatcttaaaCATTGCATGGTGTGCGAAATAAACAGACCGTCAAAAGAGAATTGGATTCCTTCCAATAGCAAACTCTTACGGTGGGTCAAAAACTACGAGCAAATTAAGCAGGGAGTAAATCTGAAACAGTTTAAAAGAACAGAACAGGCAAGGAAAGAGAACCCAGGAAAGAGGTCAGATACTAAACCTCATAAAGATAAGGTCATCTACAAAGAAAAGGTCCTAAACACTCAAGATAGAAATCTGGCGTTGCTAATGAGAGCTTTtggtcaaataaataaagtctaaGCCATTGACTATCTATAAAAAGTGAGTATAACCCATGTAACGTCATTCATTGGTTTGTGAGGGTTACGAGTCAAGATTAGGCCTTTAGGAGTCGCATGATATCTTGCGAGCTTCCTTTgaccaataaaatgttttttttgttgttgttgttaaatctACATACTCTATGGTTTATGCCTCGACTTGTTTGTTACGTGTGCATTTCTTCTTCACAGTTCTGCCTACCTGCCATTTTGTCTCGCACCAGCTTGGCCGACTCGACCTCTCCAATGCTGTTGAAGAGGCTTCGCAGCTCATCTTGAGTCATACTCTGAGGCAGGTAGTTCACTATCAGGTTAGTCTTTGCATCCTTCGCCTCATCCCCTCCCATGTGATCTTCATAACCGTTCGACATCTCATACACGTCCTGCAAGTCAGCCAGTTGgcaccaaaaacaaaccatgaTAAGCACACAGGGGGTAAACAGAACGGAGAATTGAGAAATACAttatacatgtttgttttttttctgtattgtgACAATGTGCAGGTTTTAAGACAAAAAGAACAGGTCAGTCCCACACAATTTAACACAAGAAATCGATACAAGTTGgtttgaaaattaattcacTTCAAATAGAAATTTCCTTaagagaatattttaaaattataacatcAATCTAAAAGAGACAAATAGCAAAGAGTGCTTTGGATCATTTATGCCATCATGTGACAAtccaaactttttaaatcagcttttttgcAACACttgtgataataaaaataacaatctaTGCTTGTGTAAATGTcagtaaaacctttttcttAAAGATAAAGATGCATGCATGGCACCCTTCTCATTTTTAATCTGCCTTGTTGCTCATGATTACTGTATGATTTTGTATTAGGGAACCACATATATAAAAACTTCAATCATCACCCCAGTCACTTTGTgcacaacatttaaaatcacaaaaggCCAGACGCATGGCAGTATAAGTTACTGCTCTCTAAGCAATTAAATCATTGATCAATAAtgtgtttcaatattttttttattttattcaacatAAAAACTTGTGACAATCAGTACaattaaaaaccataaataaatcagcttaaTACTGTTCTTAACCAAACTTTATTACTCTTATCCAGTCTTTATATTGACATCCCCATAGGAGGTAGGAAATAAACAGCTGGTGGCATTGTTTTTGATAATACAAAAAGAGCAAAGATGCactgaaaacaattttaataaaacatttttaagttgcATTACTCAAACACTGACCAAGATTTAAACTAAGTATGTCTCTCTGAAGACACTTAccaaagcagacaaagattaaataaataaaatagaattttattttataataaaataaattttctgccATACAAGGtagaaaatgttcagttttctgTCAAGTCACAGGAAGGAAGCAGTCCAGCTGGAAATCCTTTGTGCAACCAGAATATTGTAGGAATCATGTGCAGAGCTGCACAATCTGTTCTTCTATTCACAAAGACATCACAACACCGTTCCCATCACAGAGTCAGTCTACTTATTagttcatttctttctttctttattgcTAAATTGGTCAAATCTAGTTTGGAAAGTTCTCTGGGATCTATTAAAAGCCCACAGCAGGACTAAAAGGGAATGGCAACAGTCTAAAAAGTTCCTACTGCCATTTTCTAAAAGGATGTTTTCAAATTGGATTTTAAGTCAGCTGCTGCCAGCTGAATTAAAGTCAAGACTGAAATGGAAACTAATCCATGAGTCAATCTGACTGAGGACCATTCAAATCAGTAAGGGACTGTGATCGTGTATTCCAGTGAGCGAGACGCACAGGATGAAAGAAAGTCCTGTATCAAACCAGTGAAGACGGGAGGAgctgagcatgtgtgtgtgcttcaCATTTACCATAAAGTAGACCCACTTTTACGGAATAAGTAAACGCAAAATCGCAAAAAGTCTCTGCTGGGTTAGAAATCAGTGACTGCAATTTgcatttgaccttttttttttttttttttagatttcgcAAACAGGTTAAGGACTACTACGCCTCTTGCAATGGGAGCAGGGGATTAATACTCACTTTAAAGTACTTATTGTGTCCTCGACGAACTGCCATGAAGACACTTCACTGCTCCTGAGGCTGAGcgaaaataagacaaaagtcaGAGAGCGTGACTGCCACGAAACATGTTGGGCTACACTAGAAAGGACAGCACACAACATGGGAAATATTCTGATAACTAAAAACCTGCTCATCTGCTGttgattgaaaataaaatggtggtTCTGAACTGACATCCAGAGAAGTTATTCTACAAAGACTAGCAAATGTAATAGTTCATTTCATTCAGACTCAACTGGAAATAACCAAAGTCGTAATCGTGGAGCAATTCCTATCAATATTTGAACATGATGTGGATCGTGAAGATGTAGCTTGTTTGGTAAAAGGATGGTAATGAAATAAGATGAAGAGTGaaaggaagcaaaaacaaaatttactgaaaagATCACAAACTCTGTAGGATGACTGTTGAGCCAATGACTGGACGAGTCCCATTTATACAACCATTTTATGATGGGGCAAAGTAATGATACAACCAAGCAAGGTCCCCCCAGAAAAcgtaagcccggtggttgggcgGTAAGGcggtcattcatccagcgggccgtcgtgtttttgagttaaaatatgtttgaagttgacaggaaatttttaaatatcacttgataatcatgtgttattgaaagattaatgcctgaacaccaactgtaaggtcttaaaaaatgcaaacatttttaaaaaaagacttaaataaataagcaatgctaagcctggtggcccgccaggatTATattacactgagggaaaccctggccaatcttttgctaaaaaattaatctttgcaaaaaaaaacccaacaaaaaaacacttcattgAAGTAGAACGCCCTCCTTCATTTTTACTATAAAAACATCCTTGCAGTTACTGTGGTGCTGTGTAGTCGGATTTTTCTAATTAAAGAAGGCGAACTATAACACTTCAAAACCActacaaaataatattaatttgaagccgtagaaaacacagaaatagcAAAGAAAAGTGAGTCCAAACAATCCATTGGAGGCTTTCTCGATGTTCACAATTAAACACGCCTTCAAAACCTTAACTGGACATTGTTTTAGATGAACATGTGAAAGGTGTGACACTATGAGTTTGCGGCACTCTGAACATTACAACAGTTGCTGGTCATTTACTTCATCAtgattttctaatattgtgcGGCCTTAGTCAGAGGTCTTGTTTCATAATAACCAAAGAGGTCAAAAATGATTTGACCAGCAACCAATAGAAATAAGACGTGCCATAAAATCTTTACAATAATacccaaataaaatataagtaaagcatttttatgatTAATGTCCATTAATTATCAAACTACTTAACTATCAGGATAagtaaactacaaaaaaatggttaaatacGCAGCCACTAAGAGGTGTATGTGCAGGTATTTGTAGGTTGGGTTAAATGATAGTTCCTGGGTAGAAAAACAGGGGTAGAAATTCAAACAGAGACAATAATCATCCATTGGTAAATCAAGTAGGATGCAATCTATAAACAAATTATGATCAGGGAATTAGGCttacacaatattagaaaagaTTCAATATGTGATAATATCTAACAGTATGACTTCCAATAAATTAGTGAAAAAGTAAATATCAATGCTAATACAGAAGTACAAGTAATGAGTCTTCCCAACTACTAGAAAAGGGATGTAATTGTTTCTATCACAATAAGACTTTCTCGAAAAAGCAGCTTTTTGGTGCACTCTGTTCTTTTAGCATTAAAACAACTTAGTTGTTATTTCTTACTTGACCGCCTTTTAAAGTTCTGACACAATAAACAAGTGTCTCCAAATATATTGCAGGAATATATAGCTTAAACAACAAGGTACGTAATTACCTACCATGTATGGGAACCCTAGCAGTTTGTTGGGTTCCCATACTTTCACAAAACTATATTTAAGtacaattttaagaaataaaatttaaaaacacaaacaaaatcaaccaGATATTCCGAAAATTTCCCCCTACCAAATACCTGctaaacaccaaaaataaacacatttgatACACAAACCAACCTAGGCTACACAAGGTCCGTATGAACTTTAAAAAGGTGCTCATCTCGTTTTGATATGTACCTttaacatttacaattgaaaagaatgcataaaaaagcaattttctttcatttcattgcTCAAGATGTAGAGAAACAAAACCCACTGTTTacttatttatctttaaaaagtagaaaactAATCAAATATAGTATATCACTATATTTGTTCAATATTTCATTGGACtatctagaaaatgttttaatatcaaGAATGATTGTGATATAGTCACAACTTATCACATAATCCCagaatttctgcttttcaaatgcTGCAACTATTTTTAACCTACACACATAATCTTAATAGCAtttatttatagcattttatatgtatatttgtCTATATCTACCATATTTTATGGTAGATAACTCCAATATCTACCATAGGATTCGACTGTAAGTGATATAATGGTTTTACAATTGGAAACTATGGAAGAtggaagattaaaaacaaacattttggaggaaaaacatgCAGATTTAATGGAGCACTGGGCTTTGATAACATCACTGCCCCAGTAAATCGTATTATTCCAAATCAAACAAATGCCACATTTCCAAAACCAATTCTGGTCCGACTATAATGCAAAACCGAATCGGTTGTCTTAATAACTATGCCGTTGCCATGgtgtaaaacaacatccttcAAGACAAACAGTTTCCAAACTGGCCGGTAGCGAGAcgtgtttttttattctctgcAACTTTACAGAGGCTCCAACAAACTAATGAGGATATCTACTTGAGTTTGCCGTTTTATATTCCTAGCCAATGCCGTTTTCTTCGACTCAATAGTGCGCAGAGGCCTGAGTAGCATTACAATGAATTACTGACTAGCATGCTAGCAAGCTGCATGCGTTCGTTCCCGCTCAGAAAGATAAAAGGCTTCGAGGTGAGATTACGCTAAAACTAAAGTCAATAGAATTTGTCACTTCAATTGGAATAATGACCACAAACGTCGCAAAGATTAAGAGGAAACGTGTCTATCTGACAGAGATTTGCTAGGTTGACGCGAAGCACCGCGTCCCCATTTTAGAGAGCGAGTTGTCAACGTTCATCTGTCGCGGCGCCGAAACCCCAGCGGCCTGCTAACAGGCCTCGGATGCTAACACCGCTAGCCGTCGGCTACCTGGGCCCAAAAACCAGCATGGCGCTCACTCGCGTTTTATAACCTTTGCGAAACCCCAAACCTAGAAATAGACCAGTAACGCGTTtcgataaaaaaaaagaaaacaaagtgaacATTGCAAATTCTTACCAGCTGTATGGGGTACTTGCAGTTTGTACTCCCCGCTCCTATTTCTATTCCTTCTCGAGAACGTTCCCTTCAAGTCGGCCTCACGTCGAGAAGAAGCAGAGGAAGGAGGACGTGACGACGCGACGCTTCTGCAGGACACACTCTGCATGGTCCTAACTTGGCCGGTCTCCAGAATCTCCAGTCAACgctaaactaatttaaaatccACACCAGAAAACTACGatttataatgtgtttttatatgttcattgcaagttagaaaaaaaaaccattgcGAATATATTTACATCTACTGGAGACAGTGATAATgctttgaaatataaaattattaacaAGCCCcgttttctttaataaaacgTTGGGTATGAAGTACAActtaattttcagttttagaaagggttcaactttaaataaataaatgaataaaatgcatCCTATTGCACTTATGGTGGATGGATGACGGTGTGCATTGTGCAAAAGCAGACAAGATCTATAAACAACAAGAGATATATATTCACAGCACAAAGTGCAACAAAAGCTAATTAGGTTTATTCAGTTGTATTTATTCACAAGTCAAATATCAGCATTaggcacttaaaaaaaacaacatacaaaacCCAGAACCAAACAATAGATCCAGAGCAAGATAAATCATCTTTTTGATGTAAATGATagatgtgattttgattgcaataATATTTAATTCCTGAAACAGTGGTGGGGCCACTATTGTTTGGcagtttaatttccctttagaAAAGTagcaagtatttttgaattgaaaagctatttcatatttgtttagGTGTTACTCAGTGCTCGATAGTTAAAACGTTCTTCCGTCGTTATCATCTGTGCTGCCGTGTAAAGCAAAACCACCTGCATAGTAGAAAAGGGAAAGCAAGGTTTAGTTATCTGCCTAAATATAaatcattacaaaaaaaataaaaactataatgAAATAAGGGGTAAATTGCACTATGCTTCAGGGTTGTTCCcgaaagagaaaattaaatacTTCGGGTGTTCTTTTTGCAATCCTGCATGTCTCGTactttttgtttgggtttttttttaatccccaAAGTTTGCTGTTGTATAATAATTCCactttggggggaaaaaaaacatcatataaATCCTGAAAGTTTATGATGTGTGCAAAAGTTATCCTTATCCATTATCCTAAATATGACACAAACTTAGATGTGTCAGAAGGTGTTGTAAATGTCAGAGGGCATGTATGGCTCCATTACGCACTTGAGTTTATAACCAAAGATACAACTGTTCTTTCATCTTCTGATTCTATAAAGGTAATAAACTGACATCATCTTGTGGAAACTCTTTTGTCATTTGAGATGCagttagataataaaaaaaaaacttcacggTCAGAGCTAATGtacatgtgaaaaagtattttcccccttacagatttcttttctctgtttctagACACACGTGCATGTTTGAGCTccaacaattttaaaatcaaagatagacagattaaacaaaaaactaaattttgaaCAATGATTTCTTTAATTAGGGGGGAAAAAGCTATTCAAACCAAAATTGCCCTATATGTAAACATATAATTGCTTTgcttgttaaatcatgaattttTGGATCAAGCCACACCCAGGCTTCATAATAATGcctgacataaaaacaaacaaacctatTTCTTAGAACCTGGCTGACAACATGAAGGAGGCAGAAACaatattctcaaaatattaagTCCACCTGAGACttaatgagaaacaaagtcttTGACCTTCTTAAATCTGAAACTGCTGAAGCATCAGCAAGTCTACTtctaaatagattaaaaaaaaatgcaacaaaagcaaaaagtgAAGGTTTTTGAGAGCCAAAACCTCAAATCTGATTGAGATTTTGAGAGCCTGTGATCTGACCGTAAACAAGATATTCATGCTTGAAAATCCTTCTGTCATGACTGAATTAAAATCATCCTGCAAAGAACAACGTGCCCCAACTCATCCACGGTGATGTAAGAGACTCATTTACAGATTGTCAgagtcttatttttttataacgTATATACGTCGAATTAAATACACACTGATAAAGGCTTAAAGATTGTTATTAAATGCTTTGTACAGACCTCAGTCAGAAACCCCAGGAGGCACGTCCACATGATAAACCTTAGGATGAACT from Xiphophorus hellerii strain 12219 chromosome 19, Xiphophorus_hellerii-4.1, whole genome shotgun sequence encodes:
- the elavl1a gene encoding ELAV-like protein 1a isoform X2; amino-acid sequence: MAVRRGHNKYFKADLQDVYEMSNGYEDHMGGDEAKDAKTNLIVNYLPQSMTQDELRSLFNSIGEVESAKLVRDKMAGHSLGYGFVNYLNPSDAERAISTLNGLRLQSKTIKVSYARPSSDTIKDANLYISGLPKAMSQKDVEEMFSRFGRIINSRVLVDQASGVSRGVAFIRFDKRAEAEEAVKSLNGQKPPGATEPITVKFAANPNQVKNTQLISQLYHNQSRRFGGPLHHQAQRFRFSPMGVDHMGGMGGVNVPGNSSSGWCIFIYNLGQDADESILWQMFGPFGAVTNVKVIRDFNTNKCKGFGFVTMTNYEEAAMAITSLNGYRLGDKILQVSFKTSKGHK
- the elavl1a gene encoding ELAV-like protein 1a isoform X5; this encodes MSNGYEDHMGGDEAKDAKTNLIVNYLPQSMTQDELRSLFNSIGEVESAKLVRDKMAGHSLGYGFVNYLNPSDAERAISTLNGLRLQSKTIKVSYARPSSDTIKDANLYISGLPKAMSQKDVEEMFSRFGRIINSRVLVDQASGTTGVSRGVAFIRFDKRAEAEEAVKSLNGQKPPGATEPITVKFAANPNQVKNTQLISQLYHNQSRRFGGPLHHQAQRFRFSPMGVDHMGGMGGVNVPGNSSSGWCIFIYNLGQDADESILWQMFGPFGAVTNVKVIRDFNTNKCKGFGFVTMTNYEEAAMAITSLNGYRLGDKILQVSFKTSKGHK
- the elavl1a gene encoding ELAV-like protein 1a isoform X3 — encoded protein: MAVRRGHNKYFKDVYEMSNGYEDHMGGDEAKDAKTNLIVNYLPQSMTQDELRSLFNSIGEVESAKLVRDKMAGHSLGYGFVNYLNPSDAERAISTLNGLRLQSKTIKVSYARPSSDTIKDANLYISGLPKAMSQKDVEEMFSRFGRIINSRVLVDQASGTTGVSRGVAFIRFDKRAEAEEAVKSLNGQKPPGATEPITVKFAANPNQVKNTQLISQLYHNQSRRFGGPLHHQAQRFRFSPMGVDHMGGMGGVNVPGNSSSGWCIFIYNLGQDADESILWQMFGPFGAVTNVKVIRDFNTNKCKGFGFVTMTNYEEAAMAITSLNGYRLGDKILQVSFKTSKGHK
- the elavl1a gene encoding ELAV-like protein 1a isoform X1 codes for the protein MAVRRGHNKYFKADLQDVYEMSNGYEDHMGGDEAKDAKTNLIVNYLPQSMTQDELRSLFNSIGEVESAKLVRDKMAGHSLGYGFVNYLNPSDAERAISTLNGLRLQSKTIKVSYARPSSDTIKDANLYISGLPKAMSQKDVEEMFSRFGRIINSRVLVDQASGTTGVSRGVAFIRFDKRAEAEEAVKSLNGQKPPGATEPITVKFAANPNQVKNTQLISQLYHNQSRRFGGPLHHQAQRFRFSPMGVDHMGGMGGVNVPGNSSSGWCIFIYNLGQDADESILWQMFGPFGAVTNVKVIRDFNTNKCKGFGFVTMTNYEEAAMAITSLNGYRLGDKILQVSFKTSKGHK
- the elavl1a gene encoding ELAV-like protein 1a isoform X4, whose amino-acid sequence is MAVRRGHNKYFKDVYEMSNGYEDHMGGDEAKDAKTNLIVNYLPQSMTQDELRSLFNSIGEVESAKLVRDKMAGHSLGYGFVNYLNPSDAERAISTLNGLRLQSKTIKVSYARPSSDTIKDANLYISGLPKAMSQKDVEEMFSRFGRIINSRVLVDQASGVSRGVAFIRFDKRAEAEEAVKSLNGQKPPGATEPITVKFAANPNQVKNTQLISQLYHNQSRRFGGPLHHQAQRFRFSPMGVDHMGGMGGVNVPGNSSSGWCIFIYNLGQDADESILWQMFGPFGAVTNVKVIRDFNTNKCKGFGFVTMTNYEEAAMAITSLNGYRLGDKILQVSFKTSKGHK